From a region of the Chlorocebus sabaeus isolate Y175 chromosome 23, mChlSab1.0.hap1, whole genome shotgun sequence genome:
- the RGMB gene encoding repulsive guidance molecule B isoform X2: protein MGLREAPSSAAAAAAEVEQRRRPRLCPPPLELLLLLLLSLELLHAGDCQQPAQCRIQKCTTDFVSLTSHLNSAIDGFDSEFCKALRAYAGCTQRTSKACRGNLVYHSAVLGISDLMSQRNCSKDGPTSSTNPEVTHDPCNYHSHPGAREHRRGDQNPPNYLFCGLFGDPHLRTFKDHFQTCKVEGAWPLIDNNYLSVQVTNVPVVPGSSATATNKITIIFKAHHECTDQKVYQAVTDDLPAAFVDGTTSGGDGDAKSLRIVERESGHYVEMHALYIGTTVFVRQVGRYLTLAIRMPEDLAMSYEESQDLQLCMNGCPVSERIDDGQGQVSAILGHSLPRTSLVQAWPGYTLETANTQCHEKMPVKDIYFQSCVFDLLTTGDANFTAAAHSALEDVEALHPRKERWHIFPSSGNGTPRGGSELSVSLGLTCLILIVFL from the exons ATGGGCTTGAGAGAAGCACCTTCCAGCGCCGCCGCTGCTGCCGCTGAGGTTGAGCAGCGCCGCCGCCCCAGGCTCTGCCCGCCGCCGCTGgagctgctactgctgctgctgctcagccTCGAGCTGCTCCACGCAG GTGACTGCCAACAGCCAGCCCAATGTCGAATCCAGAAATGTACCACGGACTTTGTGTCCCTGACTTCTCACCTGAACTCTGCCATTGACGGCTTTGACTCTGAGTTTTGCAAGGCCTTGCGTGCCTATGCTGGCTGCACCCAGCGAACTTCAAAAGCCTGCCGTGGCAACCTGGTATACCATTCTGCTGTGTTGGGTATCAGTGACCTCATGAGCCAGAGGAATTGTTCCAAGGATGGACCCACATCCTCTACCAACCCCGAAGTGACCCATGATCCTTGCAACTATCACAGCCACCCTGGAGCCAGGGAACACAGGAGAGGGGACCAGAACCCTCCCAATTACCTTTTTTGTGGCTTGTTTGGAGATCCTCACCTCAGAACTTTCAAGGATCACTTCCAAACATGCAAAGTGGAAGGGGCCTGGCCACTCATAGATAATAATTATCTTTCAGTTCAAGTGACaaacgtgcctgtggtccctggaTCCAGTGCTACTGCTACAAATAAG ATCACTATTATCTTCAAAGCCCACCATGAGTGTACAGATCAGAAAGTCTACCAAGCTGTGACAGATGACCTGCCAGCCGCCTTTGTGGATGGCACCACCAGTGGTGGGGACGGCGATGCCAAGAGCCTGCGTATCGTGGAGAGGGAGAGTGGCCACTATGTGGAGATGCATGCCCTCTATATAGGGACCACAGTGTTTGTACGGCAAGTGGGTCGCTACCTGACCCTTGCCATCCGTATGCCTGAAGACCTGGCCATGTCTTACGAGGAGAGCCAGGACCTGCAGCTGTGCATGAATGGCTGCCCCGTGAGTGAACGCATCGATGATGGGCAGGGCCAGGTGTCTGCCATCCTGGGACACAGCCTGCCTCGCACCTCCTTAGTGCAGGCCTGGCCTGGCTACACACTGGAGACTGCCAACACTCAATGCCATGAGAAGATGCCAGTGAAGGACATCTATTTCCAGTCCTGTGTCTTCGACCTGCTCACCACTGGTGATGCCAACTTTACCGCCGCAGCCCACAGTGCCTTGGAGGACGTGGAGGCCCTGCACCCGAGGAAGGAACGCTGGCACATTTTCCCCAGCAGTGGCAATGGGACTCCCCGTGGAGGCAGTGAATTGTCTGTCAGTCTAGGACTCACATGCTTGATCCTTATCGTGTTTTTGTAG
- the RGMB gene encoding repulsive guidance molecule B isoform X1, with product MMRKKRKRGAPPGPCRRHGPRPATAPAPPPSPEPTRPAWTGMGLREAPSSAAAAAAEVEQRRRPRLCPPPLELLLLLLLSLELLHAGDCQQPAQCRIQKCTTDFVSLTSHLNSAIDGFDSEFCKALRAYAGCTQRTSKACRGNLVYHSAVLGISDLMSQRNCSKDGPTSSTNPEVTHDPCNYHSHPGAREHRRGDQNPPNYLFCGLFGDPHLRTFKDHFQTCKVEGAWPLIDNNYLSVQVTNVPVVPGSSATATNKITIIFKAHHECTDQKVYQAVTDDLPAAFVDGTTSGGDGDAKSLRIVERESGHYVEMHALYIGTTVFVRQVGRYLTLAIRMPEDLAMSYEESQDLQLCMNGCPVSERIDDGQGQVSAILGHSLPRTSLVQAWPGYTLETANTQCHEKMPVKDIYFQSCVFDLLTTGDANFTAAAHSALEDVEALHPRKERWHIFPSSGNGTPRGGSELSVSLGLTCLILIVFL from the exons gaggaagaagaggaagcgAGGCGCGCCCCCCGGCCCATGCCGCAGACACGGGCCCAGACCCGCCACGGCGCCCGCCCCGCCGCCCTCGCCGGAGCCCACGAGACCTGCATGGACGGGCATGGGCTTGAGAGAAGCACCTTCCAGCGCCGCCGCTGCTGCCGCTGAGGTTGAGCAGCGCCGCCGCCCCAGGCTCTGCCCGCCGCCGCTGgagctgctactgctgctgctgctcagccTCGAGCTGCTCCACGCAG GTGACTGCCAACAGCCAGCCCAATGTCGAATCCAGAAATGTACCACGGACTTTGTGTCCCTGACTTCTCACCTGAACTCTGCCATTGACGGCTTTGACTCTGAGTTTTGCAAGGCCTTGCGTGCCTATGCTGGCTGCACCCAGCGAACTTCAAAAGCCTGCCGTGGCAACCTGGTATACCATTCTGCTGTGTTGGGTATCAGTGACCTCATGAGCCAGAGGAATTGTTCCAAGGATGGACCCACATCCTCTACCAACCCCGAAGTGACCCATGATCCTTGCAACTATCACAGCCACCCTGGAGCCAGGGAACACAGGAGAGGGGACCAGAACCCTCCCAATTACCTTTTTTGTGGCTTGTTTGGAGATCCTCACCTCAGAACTTTCAAGGATCACTTCCAAACATGCAAAGTGGAAGGGGCCTGGCCACTCATAGATAATAATTATCTTTCAGTTCAAGTGACaaacgtgcctgtggtccctggaTCCAGTGCTACTGCTACAAATAAG ATCACTATTATCTTCAAAGCCCACCATGAGTGTACAGATCAGAAAGTCTACCAAGCTGTGACAGATGACCTGCCAGCCGCCTTTGTGGATGGCACCACCAGTGGTGGGGACGGCGATGCCAAGAGCCTGCGTATCGTGGAGAGGGAGAGTGGCCACTATGTGGAGATGCATGCCCTCTATATAGGGACCACAGTGTTTGTACGGCAAGTGGGTCGCTACCTGACCCTTGCCATCCGTATGCCTGAAGACCTGGCCATGTCTTACGAGGAGAGCCAGGACCTGCAGCTGTGCATGAATGGCTGCCCCGTGAGTGAACGCATCGATGATGGGCAGGGCCAGGTGTCTGCCATCCTGGGACACAGCCTGCCTCGCACCTCCTTAGTGCAGGCCTGGCCTGGCTACACACTGGAGACTGCCAACACTCAATGCCATGAGAAGATGCCAGTGAAGGACATCTATTTCCAGTCCTGTGTCTTCGACCTGCTCACCACTGGTGATGCCAACTTTACCGCCGCAGCCCACAGTGCCTTGGAGGACGTGGAGGCCCTGCACCCGAGGAAGGAACGCTGGCACATTTTCCCCAGCAGTGGCAATGGGACTCCCCGTGGAGGCAGTGAATTGTCTGTCAGTCTAGGACTCACATGCTTGATCCTTATCGTGTTTTTGTAG